The DNA sequence TCATCATTCTTTTTCTTTTGAAAGCATACGTAAATTCTTTTGAGAATGATAAGCTGACGAACTGGCTACTATTTGCTTTCTTCCTTGCTCTTGGGTTTACAAATCATCTTACAACTTTGATGATACTTCCCGGAACAGCCTATCTGTATTTCTCGAGATACAAATTCAATTCAGCCAGCTTCAAAAAATTAACATTGATGATTGCACTTTTCATTGTCGTTCTTGTTGTGGTTTATTCCTATCTGCCATTGAGAGCTTCGCAGAATCCAATATTGAATTGGGGAAATCCAATTGATTGGGAAAGAATTTATCGTCACGTAACCGGCAGACAATACCAGGTTTGGTTGTTCACTTCGTTCGATTCAGCCGGAAAACAGTTTAGCCATTTCTGGAGTATTCTTCCATTTGAATTTTTCGTTGGATTAATACTCGCATTGTTTGGATTGTTTGTTTCTTTATTCAAATCAAGATCTTTAGGCTTATTTATTCTGATAACATTTCTCTTCACTTTATTTTATTCAATTAACTACGATATCCACGATATCGATTCGTATTTTCTCCTCGCCTTTGTGATGATTTCATTCTCAGCGGCATTTGGTGCGCTCAAGTTTTTAGAAATGAAAAATATTCCGAAGAATTATGCACTCACCGGGTTAGGAATTGTTCTTGCGATTCAACTCTTCTTCAATTTCAGAGAAGTCAATCAAAGCAATGTTTACACTTATGAAGATTACACAAAAGCTGTTCTGAATACCGTTCCTGAAAACTCGATTATCTTCAGCTACCAGTGGGATTACTTTATTTCGGCTTCTTATTATTATCAGTTTGTTGAGGATTACAGAAGAGATGTTACGGTTATCGATAAAGAATTACTGCGAAGATCTTGGTATTACAAGCAAATTGAAAATCAAGATCCGGATATTTTAAAGGGTGTTCAAAACGAAGTCAATCAGTTTCTTGTCGCACTTCAACCGTTTGAAAGAGATGAAAATTTCAATCCCACACTTTTAGAGAATTTGTACAAAGCAATAATGAGCAATCTAATCAAGACAAATGTGAGCAGCAGGGATTATTTCATTGCCCCTGAACTTTTTGATCAGGAAATGCAGCGCGGTGAATTCAGATTACCGGAAGGCTATACACTCGTTCCTCATTTATTTTTCTACAAAGTTGTTCAGGGAGATGAATATGTTCCGGCACCAGATCCTGATTTTCAAATACGGTTCTGGTCTAACAGAAATGTTTATATTGAAACAATAGAAAATATGGTTGGGAAGATGTTATCCAACCGTGCTTTTTATGAAGTTAAATTCGGAAGAACAGACAGAGCAAAAATTTATCTGAAAAAAATCCAGAAAGATCTTCCGGGATTTAAGCTTCATCCCGCTCTGCTGGAAGTGTTGAAGAATTAGTCTTCAATTGCTTCGAGTAATTCTGTAATTCTCTCCTTTGTAAGTTCAGCTTTAGTTCTGAATGATTGAAGCGTAACATCCATCTGCTGGATAAGGTTTCGTTTGTAATATCTCGGCGCATAAATAGAACCATCGATCATATAAATCCGCTGAGTATTTTCGTCATAGAAAAAATAATTTACAAAGGGTCCGCCCATTCCTTTAATATTAAGTTCCCATAAACCCTGGGTGAACAGAGCATACCGACCGTTAAAATTAATTTCATTTACTACAAAATTATCTGATGCAACTACCACGTGCGATGCATCATCGCTTGTTTGATAATATTTTTTCGTTACCCTGTTCCTGATAACCTTTATCGAATCCTGTGACATATAATCCGGAGTCGCATTATCAATCCAGTGAATGAATATCCAGCGTTCCATTTCTGTGCCCGGTGATCTTCTAAGCCAGATAAATTTATCTTCGGGTTTTTCAACTGCAACAACGTAATCGGCTTGAACATAAATAACCCAGCCGTAATCACGCAGAAATTTTCCTTCAATGTCTTCACGCTCGTATGTCGGGTTGTATAAATTATTGAATAATCTTTCATCAGATTTTTTTTGAAAGTTATATAGAATATCGTCTGCATTATTCAGAATCTTTTTATTAAGCTCCTCAATTGTGTTTGCAGAAAGCACTGCTACAATCTGACTCTTAGCCCAAAGGTCATATTTATAAGCTACAAAATTTGAATCGGAAGCCAACTTGTTTTCTACAGATGAATCAACAATAGCCTGAATATACTGAGAGGTTCTGCTTCCGGAGTTTAGCGGTGCAGCAATAATAATATTTTTAGTCCGCTGATTTTTTTCAATTTGAGATACATTCATTCTTTTTAGGGTGAATAATTTTTCAGGTTGAGGCGTGTAAATTTCTTTTTCAAAAGTCGCCTGCAAAGCGGGAAGTAATTGTTCATATTCCACTGAATCTGCCACAACATATATTTCATCTTCGAAACCTTTGGCTGGCTTCTGCGAATCACAGGAAATCATCAGAGTTAAAATTGTGACTATCATAATTAACAAAATTTTTTTCATAACTACCTCGGTACGTTTGAAAGAGTTAATTCCAGGTTCGGCAGCATAGCAAGGTACAATCCCCACATTGTGAATCCAACTGAAAGCGGGATTGATAAATTATCATCAACTAATTTGAATGAAATATTTTCCACTATTGAACCAACAAACGCAGCAATAAAACCTATTATATATTCTTCTGTGAAGCTGCCGATTTTAGGAGTAAATAAAATCACAATACATGCACTAATAAAAAAGGTTAAAGTTCCCTCCAAGCTTTTGGAGAGGAATTTATGTCTGCCGAATTTTCTGCCTATCAACGCCGCAGCCGAATCGCTTATTATCAATATTGAAAATGCTGTGATGAAAATAACTTTGGGAAATATCAACACGCTTATAAGTGCGGAAATTAAAACATATGTAGCACCGTTTAGATTTTTCTTTTTGTGATCGAGTTCATGCTCGCGCAGTAAAAAGCCAAAAATCTTGTAGAAAACTTTTCCTGTTTCAGGATGAAGGTATCTGCCGAGATCAATTATTAAAGCAACTACTGCAAGAATAGCAAGAATGGTAGCCGCAGTTTCGACAGTAATGAAATAATAAACAATGGGAATTGACAGCGAAGTAAGATGAATCAGTTTACGGAATAATTCATCTCTGTACTGAATAGTACCGTTATCAATTGGCGTCATCTTTTACAGGAGCATCCTTCTGCTTTCGCTGCTGCATCATCACTTTAACATGCTCTGGAATTTCGTCTTCCTTTTTCGGCTCTTTAATTTCCGGTATAGGAGGAAGCTCTTCGCCTTTTATAATTCTTTCAATTTCCTCGGAATCGAGAATTTCGCGTTCGAGAAGTTCCTTTGAAAGTTTATGAAGTAGGTCGATATTTTCTCTCAAAATTTTCTCGGCACGGCCCATTGCATTATTTATGATACCACGTACCTCTTCATCAATTTCGATTGCAGTCTTTTCGCTGTAATCACGATGTTTCTGTATTTCTCTTCCAAGGAAAATTTCTTCCTCTTTCGCACCGTAGCTCATCGGTCCCATCTTATCGCTCATCCCCCACTCACATACCATCTTACGTGCAATGTTGGTAGCTTTTTCAATATCGTTTCCAGCACCGGTTGTGTAATGATCGAAAACAATTTTTTCAGCAGCACGGCCGCCAAGCGCGTAAGTGATTACTGCTTCAAGATATTCTTTTGAGTAAGTATGCTTTTCATCAATCGGGAGGTAACTCGTAACACCGAGCGCACGACCTCTCGGAATAATTGTTACTTTGTGAACAGGATCAGCTTCGGGAATCATTCTTGCAACGAGAACGTGACCAATCTCATGATATGCAGTGGTTTTCTTTTCTTCTTCGGAAATAATCATACTCTTTCGTTCCATTCCCATCATCACTTTATCTTTTGCTTCTTCGAAGTCTGACATTTCAACTTTTTTCTTATTCTTTCTTGCGGCAAGAAGAGCTGCTTCATTAACAAGATTGGCTAGTTCTGCACCTGCTAATCCGGGAGTTCCCTTCGCAAGCACTTCAAGATTTACTTTTTCCTCAAGCGGAATATTTCTTGTATGAACTTTGAGAATTCCTTCTCTTCCTTTTACATCGGGTCTGTCAACAACAACCTGACGGTCAAATCTTCCCGGTCTTAACAATGCTGGGTCAAGAACATCCGGCCTGTTTGTAGCAGCAATGATTATAACACCGCTGTTTTGTTCAAAACCATCCATCTCAACAAGCAATTGATTGAGAGTCTGCTCTCTTTCATCATGACCTCCGCCGAGACCTGCACCACGATGTCTTCCAACCGCATCAATTTCATCAATAAAAATTATACAGGGAGCGTTCTTTTTTCCCTGTTCAAAAAGATCACGAACACGACTTGCACCAACACCAACAAACATCTCAACGAAATCTGCACCGCTGATTGAGAAAAACGGAACGCCGGCTTCTCCTGCAACGGCTCGTGCAAGAAGAGTTTTACCTGTTCCCGGAGGTCCAAGTAAAAGTACTCCACGAGGAATTTTTCCTCCAAGCTTCTGAAACTTGGAAGGCTCTTTTAAAAATTCAATTATTTCCTGCAACTCAACTTTTGCTTCATCTGCACCGGCAACATCACGAAAGGTTACACGCTGACTGGACTGACTTATCAACTTAGCTTTACTTTTCCCAAACGAAAAAATTCCTCTTGAGCCACCGCTTTGTCCCTGCATCCTTCTCATAATAATTATCCAGATTGCAATGATCAGAAGCCAGGGAAGAAATCCGAGAAGGATATTCAGCCATTCACTTGACTGTTTGTCAAATGAATATGTTATTCCTTTTTCTTTCCAGAGAGTTTCCTCTTCTTTGATTATCGGCTCAGGTATGTAAACAGAAATTGCGGTTACTTTTGTGGCCGTTCCATTAATGTTGATTGAAGTTTCTGAAGTTAATTCAGCACGGAAGAAATAATCATTAATATCAGACTTAGTGATCGTAGCTTCTTTTATTTTATCCGTTTCATTCAGCAGGCGGCGGTATTCAGCAAAAGGAATATCAACAAATTGTTCCTGCGTAGTTCTGAAAACCTGCATAACAATTATTGCCGCAACAATTACTGCGCCCCATCCAAAAACCATGCGTAGCACTTTCGACCAATCGAAGTTATCATCCGGTTTGTTAGGACCTGAACCCTTCGGTGGTTTTGGAGGCTTTTTATTTTCGTTGTTATCAGCCATAAAAAATTTCTTAAAATCAATATTCATTAAAAAGTTTATTCTCCTTTATCATTTAAAACGTAAATTCCACGTAAATTCCGGTATTTCTGAGCAAAGTCCAGACCATAACCAATTACGAATTTATCAGGAATTTTGAAGCCAATATAATCAATTTTCACGTCAAATTTCAGGCTTCCGGGCTTCACTAGAAGTGAGACGACCTTCATGCTATTCGGGCTTTTTTCGGAAAAAAGTTCCTCGATATACTTGATTGAAAGTCCAGTATCAACAATATCTTCAACAATGATAATGTCCCGGTCATTCACTTCACAATTGAGCTCTTTGAGCAGCTTCACATTTCCGGATGAGATTTTTGCATCACCGTAACTCGAAAGCTTGAAGAAATCAATTTCGCAATCGATGTTCAGATATCTAATCAGATCGGACATAAAAAGAAATGAACCATTTAATACACCAATGAAGACAGGCAGAGTCGATTTATAATCTGAAGAAATCTGTTCCGCAAGCTCTTTAATTCTGTTTTGAATCTGCATTTCGGTCAGAAGCGGGACAAACTCATCTTTGCCTATCACAAGTTTTTCAGGTGAAGTCATTTTTTTGATAAAGTTAGTTTAAGAATCTTTTTTGTTTTCGGAGTTACCTTAAATCTCTCGTCAATGCGAAGACCAATTACCCAGACAATTTTTCCTAAGCTTGTTAAAACAAGATGATCTTTCTTTTCTGCGGATGATGTTTTTATATCTGAAAGAAAATCAGAAATTTTTTTTCTGCCTTTCATACCAAACGGCTGAAACTTATCACCGGCTTTCCATTTTCTAATTTCAAACTTTTCTTTCAATCCATCGCCGGAAATAAACTCAACTAATTTGTTGCTGGTGAACTTAATCATTTTCCTGTTTACTTCTTCAATTGAAATTATTTTTCCGTTAAGCTCAACTTCCTGTCCGATAGTCATAACAACTGGAGTATTTTTCTTCGTGATGAGTTTTCTTCCGATAACCAATTCATCTCTTTCCCTGAATGCAGATACTTTTTCTTTTAGATGGATTGATTTTCCGGTTTGCGACCTAATCAGATTCAGAAGATCGTTTATGTTCTTTGAGGATAACTCAATATTGAAATTTTCTTCAATAACATATTTAAAGAAGATTCCAAGAAAACTTTTATCACGTTTTGAAATTGCCTTTAGATTAATTCGAAGATCTTCCTTAATATTC is a window from the bacterium genome containing:
- a CDS encoding DUF2723 domain-containing protein; this translates as MNFVKKYFYLVTALFTFIVYLFTLAPSVVQIDSGELSAVQATLGIAHPTGYPLFTMIGYLFSLIPLPFSKIFQLNILAAIYCSAGVGVFTYTIKYCLDNLAVFKKKSSSKESTKKDKKKAKDQTITEKQIDIPENFKLLAAVFGGLTLAFSRTFWFQSTSVEVYSLHLLLISLIILFLLKAYVNSFENDKLTNWLLFAFFLALGFTNHLTTLMILPGTAYLYFSRYKFNSASFKKLTLMIALFIVVLVVVYSYLPLRASQNPILNWGNPIDWERIYRHVTGRQYQVWLFTSFDSAGKQFSHFWSILPFEFFVGLILALFGLFVSLFKSRSLGLFILITFLFTLFYSINYDIHDIDSYFLLAFVMISFSAAFGALKFLEMKNIPKNYALTGLGIVLAIQLFFNFREVNQSNVYTYEDYTKAVLNTVPENSIIFSYQWDYFISASYYYQFVEDYRRDVTVIDKELLRRSWYYKQIENQDPDILKGVQNEVNQFLVALQPFERDENFNPTLLENLYKAIMSNLIKTNVSSRDYFIAPELFDQEMQRGEFRLPEGYTLVPHLFFYKVVQGDEYVPAPDPDFQIRFWSNRNVYIETIENMVGKMLSNRAFYEVKFGRTDRAKIYLKKIQKDLPGFKLHPALLEVLKN
- a CDS encoding DUF4837 family protein, whose product is MKKILLIMIVTILTLMISCDSQKPAKGFEDEIYVVADSVEYEQLLPALQATFEKEIYTPQPEKLFTLKRMNVSQIEKNQRTKNIIIAAPLNSGSRTSQYIQAIVDSSVENKLASDSNFVAYKYDLWAKSQIVAVLSANTIEELNKKILNNADDILYNFQKKSDERLFNNLYNPTYEREDIEGKFLRDYGWVIYVQADYVVAVEKPEDKFIWLRRSPGTEMERWIFIHWIDNATPDYMSQDSIKVIRNRVTKKYYQTSDDASHVVVASDNFVVNEINFNGRYALFTQGLWELNIKGMGGPFVNYFFYDENTQRIYMIDGSIYAPRYYKRNLIQQMDVTLQSFRTKAELTKERITELLEAIED
- a CDS encoding dolichol kinase; translated protein: MTPIDNGTIQYRDELFRKLIHLTSLSIPIVYYFITVETAATILAILAVVALIIDLGRYLHPETGKVFYKIFGFLLREHELDHKKKNLNGATYVLISALISVLIFPKVIFITAFSILIISDSAAALIGRKFGRHKFLSKSLEGTLTFFISACIVILFTPKIGSFTEEYIIGFIAAFVGSIVENISFKLVDDNLSIPLSVGFTMWGLYLAMLPNLELTLSNVPR
- the ftsH gene encoding ATP-dependent zinc metalloprotease FtsH → MNIDFKKFFMADNNENKKPPKPPKGSGPNKPDDNFDWSKVLRMVFGWGAVIVAAIIVMQVFRTTQEQFVDIPFAEYRRLLNETDKIKEATITKSDINDYFFRAELTSETSININGTATKVTAISVYIPEPIIKEEETLWKEKGITYSFDKQSSEWLNILLGFLPWLLIIAIWIIIMRRMQGQSGGSRGIFSFGKSKAKLISQSSQRVTFRDVAGADEAKVELQEIIEFLKEPSKFQKLGGKIPRGVLLLGPPGTGKTLLARAVAGEAGVPFFSISGADFVEMFVGVGASRVRDLFEQGKKNAPCIIFIDEIDAVGRHRGAGLGGGHDEREQTLNQLLVEMDGFEQNSGVIIIAATNRPDVLDPALLRPGRFDRQVVVDRPDVKGREGILKVHTRNIPLEEKVNLEVLAKGTPGLAGAELANLVNEAALLAARKNKKKVEMSDFEEAKDKVMMGMERKSMIISEEEKKTTAYHEIGHVLVARMIPEADPVHKVTIIPRGRALGVTSYLPIDEKHTYSKEYLEAVITYALGGRAAEKIVFDHYTTGAGNDIEKATNIARKMVCEWGMSDKMGPMSYGAKEEEIFLGREIQKHRDYSEKTAIEIDEEVRGIINNAMGRAEKILRENIDLLHKLSKELLEREILDSEEIERIIKGEELPPIPEIKEPKKEDEIPEHVKVMMQQRKQKDAPVKDDAN
- the hpt gene encoding hypoxanthine phosphoribosyltransferase, translating into MTSPEKLVIGKDEFVPLLTEMQIQNRIKELAEQISSDYKSTLPVFIGVLNGSFLFMSDLIRYLNIDCEIDFFKLSSYGDAKISSGNVKLLKELNCEVNDRDIIIVEDIVDTGLSIKYIEELFSEKSPNSMKVVSLLVKPGSLKFDVKIDYIGFKIPDKFVIGYGLDFAQKYRNLRGIYVLNDKGE